From Terriglobales bacterium:
AAACCGATATGAACGAGATCGAGGCCCTGTTCGAGTACCTGGAAGCGCTGGGCGTGGACGGCCACATGATCTCGCCGGGATACTCGTACAGCGCCGTCCAGACCAAGGAGATTTTCCTGGACCGTGCCCGCATCCGCGACAAGTTCCGGGAGATCAAGCGCCTGGCCAAACGGTTCCCGCTGAACACTTCGCCGGTCTACGCCGAGTTCCTGGCTGGCGACCGCGACCTCATGTGCACCGCCTGGGGCAATCCCACCTACAACACCAAGGGGTGGAAGGGGCCCTGTTACCTGATGACGGACGCGCACCATGCCAACTTCAGCGACCTGATCCAAGAGACGCCGTGGGAGAAATATGGCTATGGTCGTGATCCCCGCTGCGAGAACTGCCTGGTGCACTGCGGCTACGAGGCCAGTGCGGCCACCGGTAAGGATGCCCGCTTCGGCGATACCTGGAAGATGTTCGCCTGGTCATTCTTCGGTTGATGGGCATGACTGGCTTTCTCGCCCACCAGATTCACAGTGAAGGTCTTCGTAACAGGCGCGACCGGGTTCGTCGGCAGCCATCTCGCCCGCATGCTGGCCGGTTCGGGCGCAGAATTGCGGCTGCTGCTGCGGTCGGCCAGCCGGACGGACAACATTGAGGGTCTGCCGGCGGAGCGGATTGTCGGCGATCTGCGTGACCCGGAGTCCTTGCGCCGTGGGCTCCAGGGGTGCGAACTGGCGTTTCATGTCGCCGCGGATTACCGGTTGTGGGTGCGGCGCCCGGAAGAGCTGTACGAGGCCAACGTCGAGGGCACGCGGTCGCTCCTGGCGGCTGCAGGGCGGGCGGGCGTTCGGCGCGTCGTGTACACCTCCAGCGTTGCGACCATGGGCTTTCCCCCTGACGGTACTTCGGGCGACGAAGAGTCACCCGTTCGAATCGCGGATATGATCGGCCACTACAAGCGTTCGAAGTTCCTGGCCGAAGAGGTGGCGCTGGAAGCCGCGCGCGCGGGACAGGACGTGGTGATTGTGAATCCCACCACGCCTGTCGGCGAGGGCGACATCAAACCCACGCCCACCGGCAAGATCGTGGTGGATTTTCTGAATCGCCGGTTTCCGGCGTACCTGGATACGGGTTTGAACCTGGTCGATGTGGCGGAGGTAGCGCGGGGGCACGTGATGGCGGCGGAAAAAGCGCGGCCCGGCCGGCGCTACATCCTGGGCGGTGAGAACCTGACGCTAAAGCAGGTACTGGACAAGCTGGCGGCGCTCACCGGCCTCGCGGCTCCGAGCGTGCGCTTGCCCTACGCCGTAGCGTTCGCATTCGGCGCGATGGATACGCTGTTCTCCGGCGTATTGCTGGGCCGCGAGCCGCGGGCGCCGCTGGAGGCCGTCCGCATGGGCCGCAAGAAAATGTTCGTCACTTCGGCGAGAGCAGAACGCGAGCTGGGCTGGAAGGTGACGCCACCCGACGACGCTCTGCGCCGCGCCGTGGAGTGGTTTCAGGCGCACGGGTACGTTCGTGCCTAGGATTGTTATCGTTGCAGCGCTGGAGCGAGAGGTCCGGCCCTTGATCGATGGCTGGTCGCGGAAATCTGTCCCTTTGGTTCGGGACGGCTGGAAAAGTAAGGCCTCGTTCTTTGAAAGGGAGAGCGCCCTGGTGGTTTGCAGTGGCATCGGACAGGATGCCGCCCTCATGGCTGCCGACGCCGCGCTCGCGAAGAGCGGCGCCCAGGTGCTGGTTTCCGCAGGATTCGCGGGGGCGCTGCAGCCGGAAGGAAGAGTCGCGGATGTGCTTTGTCCCGCGCTGGTGGTAGGAGCCGAATCCGGCGAACGATTCAACACGCTCGGCGGCCGCGGCACGTTGGTAAGCAGTCGCCAAGTCGTGCAGTCGCGGGAGAAGCGCCAGTTCGGCGCCCGCTTCGGGGCAGAAGCCGTAGACATGGAGGCGGTGGCCGTGGCGGCGCTGGCTCAGCAACGCGCCGTCGGTTTCCTCGCGGTGAAAGCTATTTCGGATGAATTGGATTCGGATTTGCCGCCGGTGGGCCGCTTTGTGGATCGCGCAGGACGTTTCCAGGCGACTCGATTTGTCGCCCACCTGGCCATACGCCCGCACCTCTGGCCCATGGTGCGACGACTGGCACGAGACTCGGAACGGGCCGCACGCGCGCTTTGCCGGCAACTGGAACTCTTGCTCACCGACGAAGGTTTTGAAAGCTTTGTTCGGGGAAGAGCGCGGTCGGCATAACCTTTTTGGAGAGAGAATAGGTAGGGAAGGAGACGATGACGGTCGCAACGCAGACCGAGACGCAGCCTCAGATCGCCGCCATTCCCGCCACCATGCAGGCGGCGGTGTACCGCGGGGTCAACGACGTCCGCGTGGAGACCGTGCCGGTGCCTGAGATCGGCCCCGGGGAACTGCTTCTTCGGGTGCACACTTGCGGCATTTGCGGCACCGACCTGAAGAAAATCTCCACCGGCTCTCATTCCGCGCCCCGCATCTTCGGCCACGAGACTTCGGGAGTCGTAGCGGCGGTGGGTGCAGGCGTCACCGCCTTCAAGGTCGGCGACCGGGCGATGGCCTTCCACCACATCCCTTGCCGTGAGTGCTATTACTGCCGTCTCAAGGTGTTCGCGCAATGCCCGGTGTACAAAAAGGTGGGCACGACGGCCGGATTCGAGCCGGCCGGCGGCGGCTTTGCCGAGTATGTCCGGGTGATGGACTGGATCGTGCGCAAGGGCGTGGTGCGCATCCCGGACGGCACTTCTTTCGAGCAGGCCTCCTTTGTCGAGCCGGTGAACACCTGCATGAAGGGAATCGAGACCCTGGGACTGGTCCCCGGCGAGACGGTGCTGGTTCTGGGGCAGGGGCCCATCGGCATCATTCTGGCTGTTCTGGCCGGCCGGGCGGGGGCTCAGGTTATAACTTCCGATTTGTACCGCCAAAGGCTTACAATAGCCTCAGGCTTCGGGATACAACTGGCGCTCGACGCATCGCAGGCCGACCTGGCCGCGGAAGTTCGTCGTCGCACCGAGGGCCGTGGCGCCGATGCGGTGATTGTGGCCGCGGCCGGTAACGGGCTGATTCAGCCCGCCTTGGACGCCACGAGGCCGGGTGGACGGGTGCTCTTGTTCGCGCAGACCGTGCGCGGCGAGGCCGCGCTCGATCCTTCATCGGTGTGTGTAGACGAAAAGTCGTTGTTGGGCTCCTACAGCGCCTCGATCGACCTGCAGGAGAAATCGGTGCGTTTTGTATTCAGTCGGGAGATGGATCTGGAGCGGCTCATCACGCACCGCTTCCCGCTCCCGCAAGCGGTCGCGGCGCTTGAATTGGCTGCCCATCCCGGACCCGATTCCATGAAAGTGGTCATTCAACCAGGGCAGCTTTGGGAAGGAAGAAAGCCTTGAGCGGAAAGATGACAGCAGCCGTCCTCTACGGCAAAGAGGACGTGAAGATCGAACGTGTGCCCATCCCCCATGTCGAGGAGGGCGAGCTTCTCATCAAGGTGCAGGTCGCTCTTACCTGCGGCACCGACCTGAAGGTGTATCAACGCGGCTATCATGCGCGCATGATCGTGCCTCCGGCATTGTTCGGGCATGAGCTGGCGGGCGTGGTGGAAGAGGTCGGTGGGGGCGTGAAGCACTTCTGCAAGGGCATGCGGGTGGTCGCGCTCAACTCCGCCCCCTGCCAGATGTGCTTCTATTGCTCCAAGCACCAGGAGAACCTCTGCGAGAACCTGCTGTTCAACAACGGCGCGTACGCGGAGTACATCAAGATTCCTCGCCGCATTGTGGAGTCCAACACGCTCACCATCCCGCCCAATGTCAGTTTCGTGGAAGCGGCGATGGTCGAGCCTCTGGCCTGTGTGTTGCGCGGGTTGCATGAGACCGGGGTCGAAATCGGCGACACCGTGGCCGTCATCGGGGGCGGTCCTATTGGCCTGATGTTCGTGCAGGTGGCCAAGCTCACCGGTTGCAACGTCATCGCCGTCGTGAAGCGCGATTCCCAGGTGCAGGCAGCCAAACGTTTTGGCGCCGATGAGACCATTCAGGTCACTTCCGTGGCCGATCCGGTGGAAGCGGTGCGCGCCCTCAGCCCGGATCGCCGTGGCGCGGACGTGGTCATCGAGGCCGTGGGACGTCCGCAGGCGTGGGAGTGGGCTGTGGACATGGTACGGAAGGGCGGCACCGTGAATTTCTTCGGTGGCTGCGCTTCCGGCACCAAGGTGCAGCTCGACACCAACCGGCTGCACTATGCCGAAGTCACGCTCAAGGCCACGTTCCATCACACGCCCGAGGCCGTGCGCCGCGCTTTCGCTCTCATCACCGAGAAGAAGATCAAGAGCAGCGACTACGTCACCAGCGAAGCGCCGCTCTCGCGTCTGCATCAGGTGTTGCGGCACATGCTCAACCGCAACGGTGATATCAAGACCGCGATCATCCCCGGACACTAGCGGGCCGCCGGCTGCTTGCGGAGACTAAATCGATGTCCTCCACCGCCAGTTCCAGTCCCGGCCGGGTGGCGGGGGTCCTTCCCGCCTCCGCACGCGGCTGGGCTGCGTTGCCGGCAGAGTACGCGATCCCGCAGCATACCCCCTCGCTCGACGAAGCCCGTGCCTACTGTCGGCGTCTGGCCCGCTCCCACTACGAGAACTTTCACGTCGCTACCTGGTTCCTGCCGGAGCGCCTGCGGCCACATTTCTATAGCGTCTACGCCTACTGCCGCATCTCCGACGACTTGGGTGATGAGGTCGGTGACCCCGAGGCCGCGCTCCAGCTACTCGACGAGTGGGAGGCCGAGCTCGACGCCTGCTACGCCGGCGCGCCCCGCCATCCTGTGTTCGTGGCCCTGGCGGAAACGGTGCGGGCCTGCGACATTCCTCGCCAGCCCTTCGCCGACCTGCTCAAGGCTTTTCGTCAGGACCAGACGGTGGCGCGCTATGCCACCTTCGAGGAACTGCTGGGTTATTGCCGCTATTCGGCGAATCCCGTAGGCCGCCTGGTGTTGTTCGTCTGCGGCTACCGCGACCCGGAGCGCCAGCAGCTTTCCGATTTCACCTGCACCGCCCTGCAGCTTGCCAACTTCTGGCAGGACGTAACCGTGGACTACGCCAAGGGGCGCATCTACCTGCCCGGCGAGGACATGGTTCGCTTCGGCGTGAGCGAGGGGGACCTCTGCCTTCATCGCCCCACGCCTGCCTTCCTGGACCTGATGCGCTTCCAAGTGGAGCGGGCCCGCCAGTGGTTCGCGCGGGGCCTGCCTTTGGCCGGGACGGTGGACCGCGATCTCGCGCTCGACGTCGAGCTCTTTACCCGCGGCGGCCAGGAGATCCTGGATGCCATCAAGCGCCGGGGTTACGACGTGCTGAGCGCCCGCCCCGTGATCTCCCGTCCACGCAAGCTCAAGCTCCTGATGCAGGCGGCGGTGAGGAAGCTGCGATGAGCGGCCAACTCGTGCACGCCTACGCCGTGTGCCGCGGCATCACCCGTTCGGCCGCGCGCAATTTCTATTTCGCGTTCCTGGTACTGCCACGCGAGAAGCGGGACGCGCTCGCCGCCGTCTACGCTTTCATGCGTCGCGCCGACGATATCGCCGACCACCCGGCACTTTCTCCGGCAGAGAAGCGCGCCCGCCTGGAGGAATGGCGTGAGCACATGCACCACGTGGCCGAGGGCCACTCCACCGACGACCCCGTGCTGTTCGCCCTGGGCGACGCTCAGCTGCGCTTTCAGATCCCGGTGGAGCTGCTCGACCAGCTCATCACCGGCACCGAGATGGATATTGGGGAAGCGACCCCGGCTGCCGGAGCACCCACTATCCGCTATCAGTCCTTCGACGATCTCTCCCGCTACTGCTACCACGTCGCTTCGGTCGTGGGCCTGGTCACCATCCGCATTTTCGGGTACCGCGATCCGGCTGCCGAACCGCTCGCGGTGCGCACCGGCATGGCCTTCCAGCTCACCAACATCCTGCGCGACGTGCGCGAGGACGCCGCCCTGGGCCGCATCTACCTGCCGGTGGAGGACCTGGCCCGCTTCGGCTGTTCGCCCGAAGAGCTGGCCGCAGGGGTCAACAACGGCTTCGATCCGGCGCGCCTCAAACCTGTGCTCGAATTCGAGGCCGGCCGCGCTCGCGAGCTTTATGCCGCCGCCGACGAACTGCTTCCGCTGATCGACGAGGACAGTCAGCCCGCGCTCTGGGTCTTGGTCAGCATCTATCGCCGCCTGCTGGAGAAGATGGCGCAGCGTAACTTCGATGTCTTCCGCCAGCGGGTGGGGCTCTCGTTTGCCGAAAAATTGGGTGTGCTCACGCGGGGATTCCTGCGTCGCCTCACCGGATGACCACTTCCGCCAGGACTGTGGCCGTAGTCGGGGGCGGCCTCGCGGGCCTCTCCGCCGCCTGTGCCCTGGCTGACGTCGGGTTCCGCGTCAGCCTCCTCGAGCGCCGTCCGTATCTCGGCGGCCGCGCCTCTTCCTACGAGCATCCGGGCACCGGCGAAGTAGTGGATAACTGCCAGCACGTGGTGCTCGCCTGCTGTACCAACCTCCTCGATTTCTACCGACGCACCGGCGTCGAGCAGAAGATTCGCTGGTACGACCGGCTCACTTTCCTGGAGCCCGGCGGACGCCAAACCGTGCTCGGGCCTTCGTGGCTGCCGGCTCCCTTGCACGCGGTGCCGTCGTTTCTGAGCGCCGCCTCGCTCGGCCTGGCAGACAAGCTGGCCATCGGCCGCGCCATGTTGCACTTCCTGTCCTCGGTTCCCCCTGATTCCGGCGAGCCCTTTCTCGGCTGGCTGCGGCGCCATGGACAGACACAGCGCGCCATCGACCGCTTCTGGAAGGTCGTCCTGGTCAGCGCGCTCAACGAAGACCTGGACCGCATGTGCGTCCCTTACGCGGCGCAGGTGTTTCGCGAGTCGTTCCTCAAGTCGGCGGCGGCGGGACAGATGGGTGTGCCCACCGCGCCACTGACCGAACTCTACGCGGCCGGAATCGCGTATCTGGAGGCGCGAGGCGGGCAGGTGCGCCTGCGCTCGACCGCGGAGTCATTCGAGCCGCAGGCCGATAGCGTTTTGCTGCGGTCTTCGGTGGGCGACTTGCGCACCGATTTCGCCGTGCTGGCAGTGCCCTTCGACGTGGCGGCGCGCCTGCTGCCGGCGCAGCCTGAGGCCGAGCCCCTGCGCGCGCAGCTCGGGCGCTTTGAGACCTCGCCCATCACCGGCATCCACCTTTGGTTCGACCGCGAGGTCACCGACCTCGACCACGCCGTGCTGCTCGATCGCACCATCCAGTGGATGTTCCACAAGTCGCGCATCCTCGAGCGCCGCGCCGGGGAAGGGAACGGTAGCTACCTGGAACTGGTCGTCAGCTCATCGAAGTCGCTGGTGGAAAAGCCGCGCAACGAGATCCTGGAACTGGCCCTCGCTGAGCTGAAGGAGTTTTTTCCCAAAGCCGCGGAGGCGCGCCTCGTGAAGTCCACGGTCATCAAGGAAGTGCATGCGACGTACTCCGCGCTGCCCGGTTCGGACGACTATCGCCCTGGAGCGGCGACCGTGTGGCCGCGCGTCTTCCTGGCCGGCGACTGGACCGCCACCGGCTGGCCCGCCACCATGGAAGGCGCAGTGCGCAGCGGCTACCGCGCCGCGGAAGAAGTCGCGCGCGCAGCCGGGCAGCCAGCGCGCCTCTTGGTGCCCGACCTTCCGCCGACGGGCTTCATGCGACTGTTCGGCTAGACCTACTTGGTCGCCCAGGCCTCCAACTGGCCCGTGGTCTTGAGCAACTCAAGCTGTGCCTTCTCCAGCGCGAAGCTGGCGTCGAGGAAGGCGCGGTAGCGTTCAGCCTCGCTGAGCCGGGCATTCTGCTCGTCGCGCAGGGAAGCGGTGCCGGCCTCGATGCGTCCCTGTACGGCGTCCACTTCGGAGCGCGCCAACTGGTACTCCAGCCGCGCCACTTCCTGGGCCGCAGCCGCTTCGCGGACCGCGCGCTGCAGGCGCAGAGCCTCGCTCGACACCTGCTGGCGCACGCCCTCGGCCCGCTTTTGCGCCATCACCGATTCTGAATCCGCCGCCTCGGCCCTCGCCCGCTGCGTGAAATCGAGGAAAGGGAAGCGGATGGAGACGCCGAAGGTGCCGTTGTGCCGCTGAAATCGGTTGAAGAAGTCGTCGTAATTGTTGAAGCGTGCCAGCATGGCGTACTGGGCCACCAGGTTGAAGCTGGGATACAGCGCCCGGCGTTCCCCCCTGGCGCGGAATTGCTGGGCCGCGGCCTGTTCGTCCGCGATCTTCACCAGCGGATTGTTTTCCAGTGCTCGCCCGGTCAGGTTTTCTTCCTGGTGCACTTCCGGAAGATTGGGGACGGATTCGGCGTCGGTCTCCAGAGCATCCGGGGGCAGCCCGGTGAGTTGGCTCAAGCGCAAACGGAGCACATCGATGGCTCCCTGCGCTTCAGCCAGGCGCATGCGCACGCGCGCGGTGGCCAGCTTCGCCCGCGTGCGTTCCACTTCGCTATCCACGCCCACGGCGACACGTTCCCCGGTGATCTGCTCGATGCGCTCGGCCGCTTTTTCCTGCTGCCGCAGCGTAGCCAGTTCGCTGCTCAGCTTGTCCAGTTCCAGGTAGACCAGGGCTGTCTCCAACAGCACCTCGTTCTTGCGGTCCTCGTTCTTGCGGCTGGCCGCGGACCACTCGCTCTTGGCGGCGCGCACGAATTCTCTTTGGGCGGCGTTGTAGAGAAACTGGGAGGAAACCACCCGGAGAATGGAAGGCGCGGACCCTTCGACGCTCAGGGGAAAGCCGGAGGTCGCTGCCAGCCCCGAGCCCACCACCAGCTGGGGCAGGTAGACGTTGCGCGTGGCCAGGTACTCGTGTTCGGCGCGGACCTGATCGGCGTTGGCGATGGCCATGGTGCCGCTGTTGCGCACCGCCAACTCCAGCGCTCGCCGAAAGGGAACCGGCTCGGCCAAAGCAGGATTCGCGAAGAACGCCAGCCAGAGGATCAGGCCAAATCGTTTCAGCTCTCGCATAGATCACCTTGGAATCTGCAGGATTTCGTGGACAGGGATGGATTGTAAACGACACCCGCGGACACCGGAGGAAACCGTGACGACGAGGCCTGCCTTTGAGCGGTTGACGCGTTGCGCAGCAGCAGGCGCCAGGCCCTAGTCCAGCGGCGCCAGCAGACTAGGCATGCCATATGCGCGCGCGACTTTCTCGCAGAGGTCACCGGCCTCGTCACCGGGCTCCACGTCGACCCCGGCATTCAGGAGCCGGGTCAAAATCTCGGCCGGAACGGCATGACCGCGGCCCGGATGAGGGAGGATCTCAACACCTGGAACTTCTTCGATCTGCAGCCGAAGATTGTCCTCGACCAGGTCCGCAACGCAGAACCAGGAGCCGTCTCTCAGGAGTACGGCTTGGTAGCGTACCCGCCGTGAGAGCAGTTCGACCGCATCGGACGGTCCCAGGAGAATCACGATATGCACTCTCGATGGTTTCGTGCAGGTCGCCCGGTCTCGTGCAATGCTCGACACGAAACAACAGATTGCGCGGGGCGCGTATCGGTCGAGCGCCGTGTTATGGTGGCGCGACAGCGAGCGGACTGCATAACGTTAGAGTTTAGTCTCTATAGTTATAATGTCAAGAGCATCGGCGGGAATCACGCGATTGTCTGAAACCGGGTGGGGGCAAAGGATCCGGAGCCTGCGGGAGCACGTCGGGTGGAGCGGCACCCGCTTCGGCCGCTATCTGGGCGTTTCCCAGATGGCGATCTCGCGCTGGGAGCGCGGGCGCCATCCTCCACCGGCTGAGGCGTGGATAGCCTTGGGGATACTCGCCGCGGAACACGGCCGAGTGGAGGATTGCTGGTATTTCCTGGAGCAGGCCGGGTTGAGCCAGGAGGTGCTGAAGAGTCTCTTCGAAAGCGTGCCAGTGGGGGCCGGTGTGGGCAGGCGGCAGGGTGCCGCTTCGTGGTACGCCGGACCGGTGCGGAAGTCATCCCGCGTCGGCGGTCGGACTACGGATGAGGCGGCGGAGCAACTTCATGCCGCCTTGGATATCATCCTCGATCGGGCGCCCAGTACGGTCGCGGAGGCCGTAGCCGCGCAGCTTACACGTCTCGCTGGCAAGTACGGTCAGGAGAAGTGATTCAGGGCTAGGGCTCGACGCGCACCGGCTGGCCATCGCGCAGCACGGCGGAATCGGCGGCGCCCAGCGCTACCATCGTTTTCTCGTCGAGGCCGCGTATGATTTCAGCGTCGGTGAGGCTGGAGATGCCCACCTCGACTTCGCGCCGTTTCAGTTGTCCGCCTGCCACCTCGAACACAAAACGCTTGCCATCTTCCACGTGAACGGCCTCACGGGGCACGGTGAGTACGCCCCCGTGCTGCGCCGTGATTACCGTGACGTTGACGTTCACATTGGGTAAGAGCGTGAGGTCCTGATTGTCCACTTCGCACACCACCTCACCCACCGTGCGCGTGCCCCGCACCACGACCGTGGAAGGCACACGGGTCACCGTCCCCTGCCAGTTGCGGCCGGGTAACGCGTCCCAGGTCAGCATCACCTTGTGGCCACGGGCCAGCCGCCCGATCTCGGGCTCGTCTACGAAGGCCCGCACCTGCACCCGGCGCAGGTCGCCCACCTGCACCAGCAGGTCGCCGGAGTTCACATATTGGCCGGGCCGGACCGGCAGGTAGTAGACGGTGCCGTCACGCGGCGCCACCACGTTGACCTGGCGCAGGACATTCAGCGCCGCCTGGTACGCGGCCCGCGCTTCGTTCGCGCGGGCCTGGGTGCGGGCGACTTCCGGTTGCGAGAAGCGGCTACCCAGCTTCTGTTCGACCAGCGTCACTTGGGCCTGGGCGCGCTTGGCGCGGTTCTCCGCCGCTTCCACCTCTGCCGGCGACGCGGCCTGGCGCTCCAGCAGCTTGCGCATCGCTTCCAGGTTCCGTTGCGCGTCATCGAGTTCGGCGCGCGCTTTGACCAGTTCGGATTCGTTGGTCAGCACTTCCTCGCGCGTGCCGCCCTTGCGGATGGCCGCCAGGTCGGCTTCGGCGCTGCGCAGTTGCGCCAGGGTGCGGGCCACTTCCGCGCGGGTCTCGGCGTCGTCGAGCTCGAGCAGCAAGCGTCCGCGCCGGACCGCGTCCCCCTCGTGCACCAGCACCCGCTTGACCGTAGTGGAGGCGGGAGCGTGCGCCTCGAAGTGCTCCACCGGCTCGATCTTGCCGTTGGTGGAGATGGTGCTGGTGATGTCCTTGCGGACGGGAGTCTGGGCGCGGATCGGCACCCGCGTCTGCCGC
This genomic window contains:
- the hpnA gene encoding hopanoid-associated sugar epimerase, with the protein product MKVFVTGATGFVGSHLARMLAGSGAELRLLLRSASRTDNIEGLPAERIVGDLRDPESLRRGLQGCELAFHVAADYRLWVRRPEELYEANVEGTRSLLAAAGRAGVRRVVYTSSVATMGFPPDGTSGDEESPVRIADMIGHYKRSKFLAEEVALEAARAGQDVVIVNPTTPVGEGDIKPTPTGKIVVDFLNRRFPAYLDTGLNLVDVAEVARGHVMAAEKARPGRRYILGGENLTLKQVLDKLAALTGLAAPSVRLPYAVAFAFGAMDTLFSGVLLGREPRAPLEAVRMGRKKMFVTSARAERELGWKVTPPDDALRRAVEWFQAHGYVRA
- a CDS encoding zinc-dependent dehydrogenase; amino-acid sequence: MTVATQTETQPQIAAIPATMQAAVYRGVNDVRVETVPVPEIGPGELLLRVHTCGICGTDLKKISTGSHSAPRIFGHETSGVVAAVGAGVTAFKVGDRAMAFHHIPCRECYYCRLKVFAQCPVYKKVGTTAGFEPAGGGFAEYVRVMDWIVRKGVVRIPDGTSFEQASFVEPVNTCMKGIETLGLVPGETVLVLGQGPIGIILAVLAGRAGAQVITSDLYRQRLTIASGFGIQLALDASQADLAAEVRRRTEGRGADAVIVAAAGNGLIQPALDATRPGGRVLLFAQTVRGEAALDPSSVCVDEKSLLGSYSASIDLQEKSVRFVFSREMDLERLITHRFPLPQAVAALELAAHPGPDSMKVVIQPGQLWEGRKP
- a CDS encoding zinc-binding dehydrogenase, translated to MTAAVLYGKEDVKIERVPIPHVEEGELLIKVQVALTCGTDLKVYQRGYHARMIVPPALFGHELAGVVEEVGGGVKHFCKGMRVVALNSAPCQMCFYCSKHQENLCENLLFNNGAYAEYIKIPRRIVESNTLTIPPNVSFVEAAMVEPLACVLRGLHETGVEIGDTVAVIGGGPIGLMFVQVAKLTGCNVIAVVKRDSQVQAAKRFGADETIQVTSVADPVEAVRALSPDRRGADVVIEAVGRPQAWEWAVDMVRKGGTVNFFGGCASGTKVQLDTNRLHYAEVTLKATFHHTPEAVRRAFALITEKKIKSSDYVTSEAPLSRLHQVLRHMLNRNGDIKTAIIPGH
- the hpnC gene encoding squalene synthase HpnC; protein product: MSSTASSSPGRVAGVLPASARGWAALPAEYAIPQHTPSLDEARAYCRRLARSHYENFHVATWFLPERLRPHFYSVYAYCRISDDLGDEVGDPEAALQLLDEWEAELDACYAGAPRHPVFVALAETVRACDIPRQPFADLLKAFRQDQTVARYATFEELLGYCRYSANPVGRLVLFVCGYRDPERQQLSDFTCTALQLANFWQDVTVDYAKGRIYLPGEDMVRFGVSEGDLCLHRPTPAFLDLMRFQVERARQWFARGLPLAGTVDRDLALDVELFTRGGQEILDAIKRRGYDVLSARPVISRPRKLKLLMQAAVRKLR
- a CDS encoding phytoene/squalene synthase family protein, which gives rise to MSGQLVHAYAVCRGITRSAARNFYFAFLVLPREKRDALAAVYAFMRRADDIADHPALSPAEKRARLEEWREHMHHVAEGHSTDDPVLFALGDAQLRFQIPVELLDQLITGTEMDIGEATPAAGAPTIRYQSFDDLSRYCYHVASVVGLVTIRIFGYRDPAAEPLAVRTGMAFQLTNILRDVREDAALGRIYLPVEDLARFGCSPEELAAGVNNGFDPARLKPVLEFEAGRARELYAAADELLPLIDEDSQPALWVLVSIYRRLLEKMAQRNFDVFRQRVGLSFAEKLGVLTRGFLRRLTG
- the hpnE gene encoding hydroxysqualene dehydroxylase HpnE — its product is MTTSARTVAVVGGGLAGLSAACALADVGFRVSLLERRPYLGGRASSYEHPGTGEVVDNCQHVVLACCTNLLDFYRRTGVEQKIRWYDRLTFLEPGGRQTVLGPSWLPAPLHAVPSFLSAASLGLADKLAIGRAMLHFLSSVPPDSGEPFLGWLRRHGQTQRAIDRFWKVVLVSALNEDLDRMCVPYAAQVFRESFLKSAAAGQMGVPTAPLTELYAAGIAYLEARGGQVRLRSTAESFEPQADSVLLRSSVGDLRTDFAVLAVPFDVAARLLPAQPEAEPLRAQLGRFETSPITGIHLWFDREVTDLDHAVLLDRTIQWMFHKSRILERRAGEGNGSYLELVVSSSKSLVEKPRNEILELALAELKEFFPKAAEARLVKSTVIKEVHATYSALPGSDDYRPGAATVWPRVFLAGDWTATGWPATMEGAVRSGYRAAEEVARAAGQPARLLVPDLPPTGFMRLFG
- a CDS encoding TolC family protein; translation: MRELKRFGLILWLAFFANPALAEPVPFRRALELAVRNSGTMAIANADQVRAEHEYLATRNVYLPQLVVGSGLAATSGFPLSVEGSAPSILRVVSSQFLYNAAQREFVRAAKSEWSAASRKNEDRKNEVLLETALVYLELDKLSSELATLRQQEKAAERIEQITGERVAVGVDSEVERTRAKLATARVRMRLAEAQGAIDVLRLRLSQLTGLPPDALETDAESVPNLPEVHQEENLTGRALENNPLVKIADEQAAAQQFRARGERRALYPSFNLVAQYAMLARFNNYDDFFNRFQRHNGTFGVSIRFPFLDFTQRARAEAADSESVMAQKRAEGVRQQVSSEALRLQRAVREAAAAQEVARLEYQLARSEVDAVQGRIEAGTASLRDEQNARLSEAERYRAFLDASFALEKAQLELLKTTGQLEAWATK
- a CDS encoding helix-turn-helix transcriptional regulator — its product is MSETGWGQRIRSLREHVGWSGTRFGRYLGVSQMAISRWERGRHPPPAEAWIALGILAAEHGRVEDCWYFLEQAGLSQEVLKSLFESVPVGAGVGRRQGAASWYAGPVRKSSRVGGRTTDEAAEQLHAALDIILDRAPSTVAEAVAAQLTRLAGKYGQEK
- a CDS encoding efflux RND transporter periplasmic adaptor subunit; protein product: MHGKRIQVMVGAGVAVVLLAAFISLRQTRVPIRAQTPVRKDITSTISTNGKIEPVEHFEAHAPASTTVKRVLVHEGDAVRRGRLLLELDDAETRAEVARTLAQLRSAEADLAAIRKGGTREEVLTNESELVKARAELDDAQRNLEAMRKLLERQAASPAEVEAAENRAKRAQAQVTLVEQKLGSRFSQPEVARTQARANEARAAYQAALNVLRQVNVVAPRDGTVYYLPVRPGQYVNSGDLLVQVGDLRRVQVRAFVDEPEIGRLARGHKVMLTWDALPGRNWQGTVTRVPSTVVVRGTRTVGEVVCEVDNQDLTLLPNVNVNVTVITAQHGGVLTVPREAVHVEDGKRFVFEVAGGQLKRREVEVGISSLTDAEIIRGLDEKTMVALGAADSAVLRDGQPVRVEP